The following are encoded together in the Planococcus antarcticus DSM 14505 genome:
- a CDS encoding LacI family DNA-binding transcriptional regulator, whose amino-acid sequence MNLVSTTDVAKRAGVSQTTVSRVLNKPDQVKKDTYDKVMAAVNELNYSATGTEDTVPVARTIKTISLIAGPLDDPIFIGSAPSIISLAKQQGYQVNVHFVTKENELETYDTVLSSKADGLILTSVQLNEAVYERMLQSKIPFILLNSSYPGSQHSIGLNNVEAGYVAASHLLGSNHQEIAWVGGPLNNPTYKERFQGFIHALQEVKSKIRKKRLVIADTDKASLLNVFEDLQVLKKKPTGIVAATDEIAIQLMDFYQEAGYQIPEDVSIIGIGNTEMGQHSALSLTSVGTADSLANLGIEAITRLLDILTLDQDEAFNVSREVLLYERKTTASL is encoded by the coding sequence ATGAATTTGGTATCAACTACTGATGTAGCAAAGCGTGCAGGTGTTTCACAGACAACTGTTTCACGTGTACTGAACAAACCGGATCAAGTGAAAAAAGATACGTATGACAAAGTGATGGCTGCCGTCAATGAATTGAACTATTCGGCAACAGGTACTGAAGATACGGTGCCTGTAGCCAGAACCATCAAAACAATCAGCCTGATCGCAGGACCTTTGGATGATCCAATCTTCATTGGTTCTGCTCCTTCGATTATAAGCCTTGCAAAACAACAAGGCTACCAAGTCAACGTTCATTTTGTTACGAAAGAAAATGAACTTGAAACCTATGACACTGTGCTTTCAAGTAAAGCAGATGGTTTAATTTTGACGTCGGTTCAACTTAATGAGGCGGTTTATGAAAGGATGCTTCAGTCAAAAATTCCTTTCATCCTACTCAATTCAAGCTATCCCGGCAGCCAGCACTCAATTGGGCTAAATAATGTGGAGGCTGGCTATGTTGCAGCAAGCCATCTGCTCGGCAGCAATCATCAGGAAATCGCCTGGGTCGGCGGACCGTTAAATAACCCCACTTACAAAGAGCGCTTCCAGGGATTTATCCATGCACTTCAGGAAGTTAAAAGTAAAATACGTAAAAAGCGGCTGGTAATTGCTGATACAGATAAAGCTTCTCTGTTGAACGTGTTCGAGGACCTTCAGGTTTTAAAGAAAAAACCGACCGGTATTGTAGCTGCTACAGACGAAATCGCCATCCAGCTGATGGATTTCTACCAAGAAGCAGGCTATCAAATTCCTGAAGACGTCAGCATCATCGGCATTGGTAACACAGAAATGGGACAGCATTCAGCCTTGAGCTTAACTTCTGTCGGCACGGCGGACAGCCTTGCCAATCTCGGGATAGAAGCCATAACAAGGCTGTTGGATATTTTGACACTCGATCAAGACGAAGCATTCAATGTGAGCAGGGAAGTTCTTCTGTATGAGCGGAAAACGACTGCATCTCTTTAA